Proteins found in one Angustibacter sp. Root456 genomic segment:
- a CDS encoding DUF3099 domain-containing protein, with amino-acid sequence MTRQRRPVEVHTITNAQASHDVDLAQRMRKYLISMSVRTVCFVLAVVFDGWLRWVFAVAAILLPYVAVVIANAGPKKQPGHGGYVPEKPALEGHRHGTLGP; translated from the coding sequence GTGACACGGCAGCGACGGCCGGTCGAGGTGCACACCATCACCAACGCCCAGGCCTCCCACGACGTCGACCTCGCGCAGCGGATGCGCAAGTACCTCATCTCGATGTCGGTGCGCACTGTCTGCTTCGTGCTCGCGGTGGTGTTCGACGGGTGGCTGCGCTGGGTGTTCGCGGTGGCGGCGATCCTGCTGCCATACGTCGCGGTGGTCATCGCGAACGCCGGCCCGAAGAAGCAACCCGGTCACGGCGGGTACGTACCCGAGAAGCCTGCCCTCGAGGGGCACCGACATGGCACCCTGGGGCCGTGA
- the moaA gene encoding GTP 3',8-cyclase MoaA, with amino-acid sequence MPTTTDPAAGALVDAFGRVAADLRVSVTDRCNLRCTYCMPAEGLDWLPKPELLTFEELTRVIAIAVGLGIRSVRLTGGEPLLRRGLPELVAQIAALEPRPRIAMTTNGLGLDRLAQPLKDAGLDRVNVSLDTIDREAFTRLTRRDRLDDVVKGLQAAADAGLLPVKVNAVAMRGVNDESVADLLQWCLDHGYELRFIEQMPLDADHRWDRSTMVTQAEILDRLGERFALTPLGAEARGSAPAETWLVDGGPAVVGVIASVSQPFCGACDRMRLTADGQLRSCLFARSEHDLRTPLRSGASDAELAEQMVRLMAAKKAGHGIDDPSFLQPARPMSAIGG; translated from the coding sequence GTGCCGACCACCACCGATCCCGCAGCCGGGGCGCTGGTCGACGCCTTCGGCCGCGTCGCCGCCGACCTGCGGGTGTCGGTCACCGACCGCTGCAACCTGCGGTGCACGTACTGCATGCCGGCTGAGGGCCTGGACTGGCTGCCCAAGCCGGAGCTGCTGACCTTCGAGGAGCTCACGCGGGTCATCGCCATCGCGGTGGGCCTCGGCATCCGGTCGGTGCGGCTGACCGGCGGCGAGCCGCTGCTGCGCCGCGGACTACCCGAGCTGGTGGCCCAGATCGCGGCGCTGGAGCCGCGCCCGCGCATCGCCATGACCACCAACGGCCTGGGCCTCGACCGTCTGGCGCAGCCGCTCAAGGACGCCGGCCTCGACCGCGTGAACGTCTCGCTCGACACGATCGACCGCGAGGCCTTCACCCGCCTCACCCGCCGCGACCGGCTCGACGACGTCGTCAAGGGCCTGCAGGCGGCAGCGGACGCCGGCCTGCTGCCGGTGAAGGTCAATGCGGTCGCGATGCGTGGGGTGAACGACGAGTCGGTGGCCGACCTGCTGCAGTGGTGCCTCGACCACGGGTACGAGCTGCGCTTCATCGAGCAGATGCCGCTCGACGCCGACCACCGGTGGGACCGTTCCACGATGGTGACCCAGGCCGAGATCCTGGACCGGCTCGGCGAGCGGTTCGCGCTGACGCCCTTGGGCGCCGAGGCGCGGGGGAGCGCACCGGCCGAGACCTGGCTGGTCGACGGCGGCCCGGCCGTCGTCGGAGTGATCGCCAGCGTGTCGCAGCCCTTCTGCGGCGCGTGCGACCGCATGCGGCTCACCGCGGACGGCCAGCTGCGCTCGTGCCTGTTCGCCCGCAGCGAGCACGACCTGCGTACCCCGCTGCGGTCCGGCGCCAGCGACGCCGAGCTGGCCGAGCAGATGGTGCGGCTCATGGCCGCCAAGAAGGCCGGGCACGGGATCGACGACCCGTCGTTCCTGCAGCCGGCGCGGCCGATGTCCGCGATCGGCGGCTAG
- a CDS encoding SURF1 family protein yields the protein MSGFWLRHRQTVGVWVLAVLVALACVALGRWQWHRFHDKHDRKQLVQRNYDAPPVPLSQLISSPDAAFPPGVQWRQARVKGRYDVAATTLVRNRPHDVGGSPTFGYEVLVPLVLDDGSALLVDRGWIPNGTAGSAPGERPDAVPAPPSGPVEVVVRLRPSEPRRPQRTRPGQVGSIAVSQVAQLTGLRLYPGYGALVSETPAPAKPLTSLHPPQLDGGEGINASYAVQWWIFAVLALLFPLWLRRRRAAEADGEGQPVGPDAHLATSVPRRRRIWDDEDE from the coding sequence GTGTCCGGCTTCTGGCTCCGCCACCGCCAGACCGTCGGCGTGTGGGTGCTGGCGGTGCTGGTGGCGCTGGCCTGCGTTGCCCTGGGCCGCTGGCAGTGGCACCGGTTCCACGACAAGCACGACCGCAAGCAGCTCGTGCAGCGCAACTACGACGCGCCACCCGTGCCGCTCTCCCAGCTCATCTCCTCACCCGACGCCGCCTTCCCCCCGGGCGTCCAGTGGCGGCAGGCCCGGGTGAAGGGCCGGTACGACGTCGCCGCCACGACGCTCGTCCGCAACCGTCCGCATGACGTCGGTGGCTCGCCCACCTTCGGGTACGAGGTGCTCGTGCCGCTCGTGCTCGACGACGGCAGCGCCCTGCTCGTCGACCGCGGCTGGATCCCCAACGGCACGGCAGGCAGCGCCCCGGGCGAGCGCCCCGATGCGGTTCCCGCGCCACCGAGCGGGCCGGTGGAGGTCGTCGTGCGGCTGCGCCCCAGTGAGCCGCGACGCCCGCAGCGCACACGCCCCGGCCAGGTCGGCAGCATCGCCGTCAGCCAGGTGGCGCAGCTCACCGGCTTGCGCCTGTACCCCGGCTACGGCGCCCTCGTCAGCGAGACGCCGGCGCCCGCCAAGCCGCTCACGTCGCTCCACCCACCACAGCTCGACGGCGGTGAGGGCATCAACGCCTCCTACGCCGTGCAGTGGTGGATCTTCGCGGTGCTGGCGCTGTTGTTCCCTCTGTGGCTGCGGCGCCGACGGGCAGCCGAGGCCGACGGCGAGGGGCAGCCGGTGGGGCCGGACGCGCACCTCGCAACCAGCGTCCCGCGTCGTCGCCGCATCTGGGACGACGAGGACGAGTGA
- a CDS encoding SDR family oxidoreductase, translating into MDLGLTDRAYIVTGASSGLGRATAEQLLAEGARLLVCSRDAGRLEELARAGAPGQVMVIPGDLGDPELAERLVAAAVARFGRLDGALISVGGPPAGSSDQITDDQWRAAFETVFLGPARLARAVADAASVEGSSILFVLSTSVRTPIPGLATSNGLRPGLAMLAKTMADENGPRAVRVNALLPGRIDTDRVRQLDEASGRPASARRDNEAAIPLRRYGRPDEFGRVAAFVLSPAASYLTGTVLPVDGGATRAL; encoded by the coding sequence ATGGACCTGGGACTCACCGACCGCGCCTACATCGTCACCGGCGCCTCGAGCGGCCTCGGCCGCGCCACCGCCGAGCAGCTGCTCGCCGAAGGGGCTCGGCTGCTCGTGTGCAGCCGCGACGCGGGGCGGCTCGAGGAGCTGGCGCGCGCGGGGGCGCCCGGCCAGGTGATGGTGATCCCCGGTGACCTGGGCGACCCGGAGCTGGCGGAGCGGCTCGTGGCCGCGGCCGTGGCCCGATTCGGCCGGCTCGACGGTGCGCTGATCAGCGTGGGGGGGCCGCCGGCCGGCAGCAGCGACCAGATCACCGACGACCAGTGGCGCGCGGCGTTCGAGACGGTGTTTCTCGGCCCGGCTCGGTTGGCGCGGGCTGTGGCCGACGCGGCGTCCGTGGAGGGCTCGTCGATCCTCTTCGTGCTCTCGACGTCGGTGCGTACACCGATCCCCGGCCTGGCGACGTCCAACGGGTTGCGTCCCGGGCTGGCGATGCTCGCCAAGACGATGGCCGACGAGAACGGCCCGCGGGCGGTGCGGGTCAACGCGCTGCTGCCGGGTCGCATCGACACCGACCGCGTGCGACAGCTCGACGAGGCCAGCGGGCGGCCGGCGTCGGCGCGGCGGGACAACGAGGCCGCGATCCCCCTGCGGCGCTACGGCCGGCCCGACGAGTTCGGCCGCGTGGCGGCGTTCGTGCTGTCTCCCGCTGCGTCGTACCTCACCGGCACCGTGCTGCCGGTGGACGGCGGCGCCACCCGCGCCCTCTGA
- a CDS encoding GNAT family N-acetyltransferase has product MALVAPALTTARLRLRPVADADVDALFALHSDARVLRYWDAPPWTDRARAERFVRASRQLADDGAGVRLAVHVDSQFIGWCSLSRWNPDFRSAAIGYCYGESAWGHGYATEAARALLTWAFDTLDLNRVQAETDTRNTASARVLEKLGFVREGTLREDCVVDGVVSDSWVYGLLRREWTPA; this is encoded by the coding sequence ATGGCGCTGGTCGCCCCGGCGCTGACGACGGCTCGCCTGAGGCTGCGTCCCGTCGCCGACGCCGACGTGGACGCGCTGTTCGCGCTGCACAGCGACGCGCGGGTGCTGCGGTACTGGGACGCCCCGCCGTGGACCGACCGCGCGCGCGCCGAGCGGTTCGTCCGCGCGAGCCGGCAGCTCGCCGACGACGGCGCCGGAGTCCGGCTCGCCGTCCACGTCGACAGTCAGTTCATCGGCTGGTGCAGCCTCAGCCGGTGGAACCCTGACTTTCGCAGCGCGGCCATCGGCTACTGCTACGGCGAGTCCGCGTGGGGCCACGGCTACGCCACCGAGGCCGCCCGGGCGCTGCTCACCTGGGCCTTCGACACGCTCGACCTGAACCGCGTGCAGGCCGAGACCGACACCCGCAACACCGCATCCGCGCGGGTGCTGGAGAAGCTGGGGTTCGTGCGCGAGGGCACCCTGCGCGAGGACTGCGTCGTGGACGGCGTCGTGTCGGACTCGTGGGTCTACGGGCTGCTCAGGCGGGAGTGGACGCCGGCGTGA
- a CDS encoding ABC transporter ATP-binding protein yields the protein MGGMGRASGSFMHSLRRDPSVKSASLTPGVARRIASFARPFRAQILVFLGLVIVDSVLVIATPLLLKRIIDQGVIPGNRGVVVTSALIVAGLAVFDAVLGLAERYQSSRIGEGLIYLLRVKVFAHVQRMPIAFFTRTQTGSLVSRLNSDVIGAQQAFTSTLSSVVSNVVTLVVVLIAMLTLSWQITVVALLMLPLFVIPAQLLGRRLAAISREAMVLNADMGQSMTERFNVAGAMLVKIFGRLPHEEQVFSDKASRVRDIGVKSAMYGRLLFTALTLVAALATALVYGAGGWLVIDGSLTVGALVTMAALLGRLYGPLTALSNVQVDVMTALVSFDRVFEVLDLQPLVRDKDGAVELPRDAASVEFDHVSFRYPRADEVSLASLESVAVLDSSEPQQVLSDVSFSVQPGQVVALVGHSGAGKSTITHLVSRLYDVKGGAVRIGGLDVRDVTLESLHRTVGVVSQDAHMFHDTIRGNLMLARPDASDAELEQACRDAQIWALVSALPEGLDTVVGDRGYRLSGGEKQRLALARLLLKAPSVVVLDEATAHLDSESEAAVQRALKTALVGRTAIVIAHRLSTIRDADEILVIDDGRVVERGSHDDLLAAGGHYADLYRTQFAQQESDDVTPASTPA from the coding sequence ATGGGTGGCATGGGCCGGGCGAGTGGGTCGTTCATGCACTCGCTGCGGCGCGACCCCTCGGTGAAGTCGGCGTCCCTGACACCCGGGGTGGCCCGGCGCATCGCGTCGTTCGCGCGGCCGTTCCGCGCACAGATCCTCGTCTTCCTGGGCCTGGTGATCGTCGACTCGGTGCTCGTCATCGCGACGCCGTTGCTGCTGAAGCGGATCATCGACCAAGGCGTGATCCCCGGGAACCGCGGCGTCGTCGTCACCTCAGCCCTCATCGTGGCGGGGCTGGCCGTCTTCGACGCCGTGCTGGGGCTTGCCGAGCGCTATCAGTCCTCCCGCATCGGCGAGGGGCTGATCTACCTGCTGCGGGTCAAGGTGTTCGCCCATGTGCAGCGCATGCCCATCGCCTTCTTCACCCGCACGCAGACCGGGTCGCTCGTGTCTCGCCTCAACAGCGACGTCATCGGCGCACAGCAGGCGTTCACCTCGACCCTGTCGTCGGTGGTCTCCAACGTCGTCACGCTCGTGGTCGTGTTGATCGCGATGCTGACGCTGTCGTGGCAGATCACCGTCGTGGCGCTGCTCATGCTCCCGCTGTTCGTCATCCCGGCCCAGCTGCTCGGACGCCGGCTGGCGGCGATCAGCCGCGAGGCGATGGTGCTGAACGCCGACATGGGCCAGTCCATGACCGAGCGGTTCAACGTGGCCGGCGCCATGCTCGTCAAGATCTTCGGGCGGCTACCGCACGAGGAGCAGGTGTTCTCCGACAAGGCCTCCCGCGTGCGCGACATCGGGGTGAAGTCGGCCATGTACGGCCGGCTGCTGTTCACCGCGCTCACGCTCGTCGCCGCGCTGGCCACCGCCCTGGTGTACGGCGCTGGTGGCTGGCTGGTCATCGACGGGTCCTTGACCGTGGGGGCGCTCGTCACGATGGCCGCCCTCCTGGGCCGGCTCTACGGGCCCCTCACGGCGTTGTCCAACGTGCAGGTCGACGTGATGACGGCCCTCGTCAGCTTCGACCGCGTCTTCGAGGTGCTCGACCTCCAGCCCCTCGTCCGCGACAAGGACGGCGCCGTCGAGCTGCCGCGCGACGCTGCGTCCGTCGAGTTCGACCACGTGTCGTTCCGCTACCCCCGGGCTGACGAGGTCTCGCTCGCGTCCCTCGAGTCGGTCGCCGTCCTCGACAGCTCCGAACCCCAGCAGGTGCTCAGCGACGTCAGCTTCAGCGTCCAGCCCGGTCAGGTCGTCGCCCTCGTGGGTCACTCGGGCGCGGGGAAGTCGACCATCACCCACCTGGTGTCACGTCTGTACGACGTCAAGGGTGGTGCGGTGCGCATCGGCGGTCTGGACGTCCGCGACGTCACCTTGGAGTCGCTGCACCGCACCGTGGGCGTGGTGAGCCAGGACGCCCACATGTTCCACGACACCATCCGCGGCAACCTCATGCTCGCTCGGCCCGACGCCAGTGACGCCGAGCTCGAGCAGGCGTGCCGCGATGCCCAGATCTGGGCGCTCGTCAGCGCGCTGCCCGAGGGCCTCGACACGGTCGTCGGCGACCGCGGCTACCGCCTGTCCGGTGGCGAGAAGCAGCGGCTCGCGCTCGCTCGGCTGCTGCTCAAGGCCCCGTCCGTGGTGGTGCTCGATGAGGCCACGGCGCACCTGGACTCCGAGAGCGAGGCAGCGGTGCAGCGGGCGCTGAAGACTGCCCTGGTGGGCCGCACCGCCATCGTCATCGCGCACCGCCTGTCGACGATCCGCGACGCCGACGAGATCCTCGTGATCGACGACGGCCGGGTGGTCGAGCGGGGGAGCCACGACGACCTGCTCGCTGCGGGCGGGCACTACGCCGACCTTTACCGCACGCAGTTCGCCCAGCAGGAGTCGGACGACGTCACGCCGGCGTCCACTCCCGCCTGA
- a CDS encoding enoyl-CoA hydratase/isomerase family protein, producing MSDDLPRDAATDAVVDVDPAVLSAGHLRLDVEGPVVTVTLDRPEARNAQTPATWRALAAIGKALPDAVRVVVVRGSGASFSAGLDRAMFTGEGIVGEASFAELAHLSTDELDGVIAQFQRGFSWLRDPRIISIAAVQGHAVGAGFQLALACDLRVVADDVQLAMRETSLGLVPDLTGTAPLVRAVGESRALEICVTGRWLGAAEAVSSGLASLSVPRDALDGAVADLVAAVIAADAGAVRDTKAVLQGAALRSDEEQYAVERAGQARRFAALRLALGRPGK from the coding sequence ATGTCTGATGACCTGCCGCGAGACGCAGCGACCGATGCTGTGGTGGACGTCGACCCCGCCGTCCTCTCGGCAGGGCACCTTCGGCTGGACGTCGAGGGGCCCGTCGTGACGGTCACTCTCGACCGTCCTGAAGCGCGCAACGCGCAGACGCCGGCGACGTGGCGGGCGCTGGCGGCGATCGGGAAGGCGCTCCCCGACGCCGTGCGCGTCGTGGTGGTCAGGGGCTCCGGCGCGTCGTTCAGCGCCGGCCTGGACCGCGCGATGTTCACCGGCGAGGGCATCGTCGGTGAGGCGTCGTTCGCTGAGCTGGCTCACCTGTCGACCGACGAGCTGGACGGTGTCATCGCTCAGTTCCAGCGCGGCTTCAGCTGGCTGCGCGACCCCCGCATCATCAGCATCGCCGCGGTGCAGGGGCACGCCGTCGGTGCGGGCTTCCAGCTCGCCCTGGCATGCGACCTGCGTGTGGTGGCGGACGACGTCCAGCTGGCGATGCGCGAGACCAGCCTCGGACTCGTGCCCGACCTCACCGGCACCGCACCGCTGGTGCGGGCGGTGGGGGAGTCCCGTGCGCTGGAGATCTGCGTCACGGGCCGCTGGCTGGGCGCGGCCGAGGCGGTGAGCTCCGGCCTGGCGTCGTTGTCGGTGCCACGTGATGCACTCGATGGTGCGGTCGCCGACCTGGTGGCCGCCGTCATCGCTGCGGACGCCGGTGCGGTGCGCGACACCAAGGCGGTGCTGCAGGGTGCGGCGCTGCGTTCGGACGAGGAGCAGTACGCCGTCGAGCGCGCGGGCCAGGCCCGACGGTTCGCCGCGCTGCGGCTAGCGCTGGGCCGGCCCGGGAAGTGA
- a CDS encoding helix-turn-helix domain-containing protein, which produces MGCLATRGGLVTAVKKGARLTGGDREEMAKTVTSLYGQGKSIRDISAETGRSYGFVHRVLTESDTALRGRGGATRRRSS; this is translated from the coding sequence ATGGGTTGCCTGGCGACCAGAGGAGGTCTCGTGACAGCCGTGAAGAAGGGCGCCCGACTGACCGGTGGTGACCGGGAGGAGATGGCCAAGACGGTCACGTCCTTGTACGGGCAGGGCAAGAGCATCCGTGACATCTCCGCCGAGACAGGGCGGTCGTACGGGTTCGTGCACCGGGTGCTGACCGAGAGCGACACGGCATTGCGCGGGCGCGGGGGCGCCACGCGACGTCGCTCGAGCTGA
- the abc-f gene encoding ribosomal protection-like ABC-F family protein produces the protein MITVTDLEVRVGARVLVDGATFRVADGDRVGLVGRNGAGKTTLTKILAGDGLPAAGTVTSSGEVGYLPQDPRTGDLEVLARDRILSARGLDVVLRQLRETEGAMASADDETREKAMARYSRLDAEFASRGGYAAESEAASIASSLALPERVLVQPLRTLSGGQRRRVELARILFSGASTLLLDEPTNHLDADSILWLRDYLKSFRGGLIIISHDVGLLDVVVNRVFHLDANRAELDIYNVGWKSYLTQRETDERRRKRERANAEKKAATLLSQADKMRAKATKAVAAQNMARRAERLLAGLEGERVQDKVAKLRFPDPAPCGRTPLTAQGLSRSYGSLEVFTDVDLAIDRGSKVVVLGLNGAGKTTLLRMLAGIDPPDTGEVAPGHGLRLGYYAQEHETLDTERTVLENMRTAAPDLGDTEVRKVLGSFLFTGDDADKPVRVLSGGEKTRLALATLVVSSANVLLLDEPTNNLDPASRDEVLGALRTYKGAVVLVTHDEGAVHALEPERVLLLPDGDEDLWSPEYADLVALA, from the coding sequence GTGATCACCGTCACCGACCTCGAGGTGCGTGTCGGCGCGCGCGTGCTGGTCGACGGCGCGACGTTCCGCGTGGCGGACGGCGACCGCGTCGGCCTGGTCGGACGCAACGGTGCGGGCAAGACGACCCTCACGAAGATCCTCGCGGGCGACGGCTTGCCGGCAGCGGGCACGGTCACGAGCTCCGGCGAGGTGGGATACCTGCCGCAGGACCCGCGCACCGGGGACCTCGAGGTGCTGGCGCGCGACCGCATCCTGTCGGCCCGGGGGCTCGACGTCGTGCTGCGCCAGCTGCGCGAGACCGAGGGTGCCATGGCCAGCGCCGACGACGAGACGCGCGAGAAGGCGATGGCGCGCTACAGCCGCCTGGACGCCGAGTTCGCCTCGCGCGGCGGGTACGCGGCCGAGAGCGAGGCGGCGAGCATCGCGAGCAGCCTGGCCCTGCCGGAGCGCGTCCTCGTGCAGCCGCTGCGCACGCTCTCTGGCGGTCAGCGACGGCGCGTGGAGCTCGCGCGCATCCTCTTCAGCGGCGCGAGCACCCTGCTGCTCGACGAGCCCACGAACCACCTCGACGCCGACTCGATCCTGTGGCTGCGCGACTACCTGAAGTCGTTCCGTGGCGGGCTCATCATCATCAGCCACGACGTCGGGCTGCTCGACGTCGTGGTCAACCGGGTGTTCCACCTCGACGCCAACCGGGCCGAGCTGGACATCTACAACGTGGGCTGGAAGTCCTACCTCACCCAGCGCGAGACCGACGAGCGCCGCCGCAAGCGTGAACGCGCGAACGCGGAGAAGAAGGCCGCGACCCTGCTGTCGCAGGCCGACAAGATGCGGGCCAAGGCCACCAAGGCGGTCGCCGCCCAGAACATGGCGCGCCGCGCCGAGCGCCTGCTGGCCGGGCTCGAAGGTGAGCGGGTGCAGGACAAGGTCGCCAAGCTGCGCTTCCCCGACCCCGCGCCGTGCGGCCGCACGCCGTTGACGGCGCAGGGCCTGTCGCGCTCCTACGGCTCGTTGGAGGTCTTCACCGACGTCGACCTGGCGATCGACCGCGGCAGCAAGGTCGTCGTCCTCGGCCTCAACGGCGCGGGCAAGACGACGCTGCTGCGCATGCTCGCCGGCATCGACCCGCCCGACACCGGTGAGGTGGCGCCCGGCCACGGCCTGCGGCTCGGCTACTACGCGCAGGAGCACGAGACGCTCGACACCGAGCGGACGGTGCTCGAGAACATGCGGACGGCGGCGCCCGACCTCGGCGACACCGAGGTGCGCAAGGTGCTCGGCTCGTTCCTGTTCACCGGTGACGACGCCGACAAGCCCGTGCGCGTGCTCTCGGGCGGCGAGAAGACCCGCCTGGCCCTGGCCACGCTCGTGGTCTCCAGCGCGAACGTGCTGCTGCTCGACGAGCCCACCAACAACCTCGACCCCGCCAGCCGCGACGAGGTGCTGGGTGCCCTGCGCACCTACAAGGGCGCCGTCGTCCTGGTCACCCACGACGAGGGCGCGGTGCACGCGCTGGAGCCCGAGCGGGTGCTGCTGCTACCCGACGGCGACGAGGACCTGTGGAGCCCCGAGTACGCCGACCTGGTCGCCCTCGCCTGA
- a CDS encoding neutral zinc metallopeptidase gives MSFNNDAQLDTSQIESGGGGGRGGIAIGGGAGLIILILGLVFGVDTSSITGSPGAPVEPGQSQVTNCRTGADANSSDKCRVVGAVNSVQAFWAAKLPEYNRQYTRAKTVEYEGMTQSACGTASNQVGPFYCPLDKKVYIDPTFFKELTSRFGADDGALAQEYVVAHEYGHHVQDILGVLDAAQQDPQGAESGSVRIELMADCLAGMWAQGASTTKDAQGNTLLKPLTQQDIASALSAAAAVGDDRIQKQAQGRVNPETWTHGSSEERQRWFTRGYQSGDLNQCNTLDAASL, from the coding sequence GTGAGCTTCAACAACGACGCGCAGCTCGACACCAGCCAGATCGAGTCGGGCGGTGGCGGCGGTCGCGGGGGCATCGCCATCGGGGGCGGCGCGGGACTCATCATCCTCATCCTCGGCCTGGTCTTCGGCGTCGACACCAGCTCGATCACCGGATCGCCCGGTGCCCCGGTGGAGCCCGGCCAGAGCCAGGTCACCAACTGCCGCACCGGCGCCGACGCGAACAGCAGCGACAAGTGCCGGGTGGTCGGGGCGGTCAACAGCGTCCAGGCGTTCTGGGCGGCCAAGCTGCCCGAGTACAACCGGCAGTACACACGGGCCAAGACGGTCGAGTACGAAGGCATGACGCAGTCGGCCTGCGGCACGGCGTCCAACCAGGTGGGGCCGTTCTACTGCCCGCTCGACAAGAAGGTCTACATCGACCCCACCTTCTTCAAGGAGCTGACGTCGCGGTTCGGGGCGGACGACGGCGCACTGGCCCAGGAGTACGTCGTCGCGCACGAGTACGGGCACCACGTGCAGGACATCCTCGGCGTCCTCGACGCCGCGCAGCAGGACCCCCAGGGCGCCGAGTCCGGCTCGGTGCGCATCGAGCTCATGGCCGACTGCCTCGCCGGCATGTGGGCCCAGGGCGCCTCGACGACGAAGGACGCGCAGGGCAACACCCTGCTCAAGCCGCTGACGCAGCAGGACATCGCGTCCGCGCTGTCCGCCGCTGCCGCCGTCGGCGACGACCGGATCCAGAAGCAGGCGCAAGGGCGCGTCAACCCCGAGACGTGGACCCACGGGTCGTCCGAGGAGCGCCAGCGGTGGTTCACCCGCGGCTACCAGAGCGGCGACCTCAACCAGTGCAACACCCTGGACGCCGCCTCCCTCTGA
- a CDS encoding S8 family serine peptidase, whose amino-acid sequence MTRSVRWQELRQLAFHRAAAKPALHGAVAQDDVDEGYLYRPGELLLGRGAVDELRAETQSSRVRPDEQVNERFARHGVDVQRWVVPPDIKVGPLQHALEGRARARRSHVELNHVFTGEWVYLGGPATEPVQATALPVPQNVALLSPTPDLAVLDTGVADPAHQLFAPTLLDQQPDDVDVLDEDGNHVLDTEAGHGTFICGLVQRVAPGLALEQRKVLSPSGFGDDLSVALGVAETTAPVINLSLGGYTRHNRPPQALKEALGALDPSRVVVAAAGNNGHDRPFWPAAFERVIAVAAYDSADDSAADFSNYGSWVNVCAPGVDLHSCYVDGRRSSDPDDAAFAGWAAWSGTSFAAPLVAAEIARRAAASPGRTAREVADELLAELDAAPGDGYGRRYRPGTDVRLRAQQP is encoded by the coding sequence GTGACCCGATCAGTGCGCTGGCAGGAACTCAGGCAGCTCGCGTTTCACCGCGCCGCGGCGAAGCCTGCGCTGCACGGCGCCGTCGCGCAGGACGACGTCGACGAGGGCTACCTCTACCGTCCGGGCGAGCTGCTGCTCGGTCGGGGCGCGGTCGACGAGCTGCGCGCCGAGACGCAGTCCTCGCGCGTGCGGCCGGACGAGCAGGTCAACGAGCGCTTCGCCCGGCACGGCGTCGACGTCCAGCGCTGGGTCGTGCCGCCCGACATCAAGGTCGGTCCCCTGCAGCACGCGTTGGAGGGTCGAGCGCGGGCCCGCCGCTCGCACGTCGAGCTCAACCACGTCTTCACCGGCGAATGGGTCTACCTCGGGGGCCCGGCCACCGAGCCGGTGCAGGCCACGGCCCTGCCGGTGCCGCAGAACGTCGCGCTGCTGTCGCCGACACCCGACCTGGCGGTGCTCGACACCGGGGTCGCCGACCCCGCGCACCAGCTGTTCGCTCCCACGCTGCTCGACCAGCAGCCGGACGACGTCGACGTCCTCGACGAGGACGGCAACCACGTGCTCGACACCGAGGCCGGCCACGGCACCTTCATCTGCGGCCTCGTGCAACGCGTCGCCCCCGGGCTCGCGCTCGAGCAGCGAAAGGTGCTCTCCCCCAGCGGGTTCGGCGACGACCTCAGCGTCGCACTCGGGGTGGCGGAGACCACGGCGCCGGTGATCAACCTGTCACTCGGTGGCTACACCCGGCACAACCGACCCCCGCAGGCGCTGAAGGAGGCGCTCGGCGCACTCGACCCCAGCCGGGTCGTGGTGGCCGCCGCGGGCAACAACGGCCACGACCGGCCGTTCTGGCCGGCGGCGTTCGAACGCGTCATCGCCGTCGCGGCCTACGACAGCGCCGACGACAGCGCCGCCGACTTCAGCAACTACGGCTCGTGGGTGAACGTCTGCGCACCCGGCGTCGATCTCCACAGCTGCTACGTCGACGGCCGGCGCAGCAGCGACCCGGACGACGCGGCGTTCGCCGGGTGGGCGGCGTGGAGCGGCACGTCGTTCGCGGCACCGCTCGTGGCCGCCGAGATCGCGCGCCGCGCGGCGGCCAGCCCCGGCCGCACCGCACGCGAGGTCGCCGACGAGCTGCTCGCCGAGCTCGACGCCGCACCGGGCGACGGCTACGGCCGGCGCTACCGACCCGGCACCGACGTGCGGTTGCGCGCTCAGCAGCCGTAG